Proteins co-encoded in one Pyxidicoccus xibeiensis genomic window:
- a CDS encoding ATP-binding protein: MSVGTRSTPHPPGTLPTPGSARAADGESGLHVLAGGGELGALMRAMDWSLTPMGPVAQWPQCLKMAVNLMLNSQHPMWIGWGPEMTFLYNDACIQVLSLAKHPWALGRPAEEVWKEIWDVWGPLADKVFQKGEATFVDDVRLFMRRGDYVEETWYSFSYSPIRDESGRVVGLFCPVTDATAKALNTRRLRTLSELAAKALVEKSVSAACASAASTLTKNLDDVPFSILYLLEPDGRRARLEQTTGLAAGLASVTPLTVELAGAGAARSPWPLEDVVATARSRSVSVAGLDVLPPGLARQRVAEAVVLPVTSSGQERPVGVLIAGVNPARKLDAEYRTFYELVAGQVATAIHNARAAEDEKKRADMLAELDRAKTAFFSNVSHELRTPLTLMLGPVEDGLADRDVPLPRVHRERQELVRRNGLRLQKLVNTLLDFARLEAGRSQATFVPTDLGTLTAELASSFDSAMKAVGLELVVHCPRLPEPVYVDPTMWEKVVLNLLSNAFKFTFEGTVHVDLEWLGDAARLKVQDTGAGIPEEELPRVFERFHRVEGARGRSHEGSGIGLALVYELVKLHGGTVDVESVVGKGTTFTVTVPRGSAHLPQERVFAGGASAESLGTGPGAFLAETHQWNAAEPVLPAELHPEAPSALRTGARILVADDNADMRGYLSRLLSRHWRVEAVSDGARALAAARANPPDLILSDVMMPGLDGLALVRALRADERTRTIPVMLLSARAGEEATIEGLKSGADEYLVKPFSANELLARVNAQLTVSQLRQEAVSAEREHAREAHQLLEESRRATRSREETLAVVSHDLRSPLNTISVAADLLYRGLGEDPAQARLHRHSEAIQRAVRRMNRLIADLLDLASIDAGSLSIQPQPHTLEEVFRELRELFELQVAEREQHWSLECEPGLPPLSFDRDRVLQALSNLVSNALKFTPPGGRITVRAEAAPEGVRVSVSDTGMGIPPEALAYVFERYWHSAQKGREGHGLGLSIARGIVAAHGGTLSATSEPGRGSTFFFTLPMEGRPRREPAKVEAPAVAPLQEAVGAGPLEQVFAHGGEMGALMRTIDWSKTALGPVESWPQSLRTALGTCLSSRFPQFIYWGPRWVQLYNDSGRPIMGDKHPHLSFGRPMGEATPEAMPIIGPMFESVARTGRATWSENQRMFLARSGFMEEVYFTFSYAPIRDESGGVAGIHCAVAETTATVVGERRLRLLRELAARVSDAPTVGDVYRLAIEALGSNPLDLPFVLVYATSEDGGHASLVGSTGIPEGTLVDSAPLRLQDSPEEDARTWPLARVAREGQAVEVRGLAQRLTSLPEVLGQGVPTTALVLPVARGRGEPLRAFLVAGVSPLRALDEEYRGFLSLVAGQLGTAIASARARQEAQARAETLAELDRAKTAFFSNVSHELRTPLTLILGPVEDALASPSRTLADAPLELVRRNVLRLYKLVNTLLDFSRLEAGRARATFVPTDLCALTVDVASTFRSAAERAGLELVVECPRVPESGAEPVYVDPELWEKVVLNLLSNAVKYTHQGSIHVGLRWTEARVVLEVRDTGIGIPADELPCVFERFFRASVSQGRSHEGTGIGLALVRELVKLHGGDVSVESTVGQGTCFTVWLPRGSAHLPAEEVDRTPRSHALTGNVTLFAEEALRWSLPASAPLPADGAPADGALEDGLAARPAPEATRILLADDNADLRTYVSGLLGNAFRRVETVTDGQAALEVARRTLPDLILSDVMMPGLDGFGLVKALRADPRTRAIPVILLTARAGDESTVEGLHSGADDYLVKPFSARELLARVRTQLEMARVRREAAREQLAVEALRESVRVRDEFLDLVGHELRTPVSSLSLNVQGLVKNLGGEGREPRPEVMRSKALAAERQVRRLMRLVEELVGVSEVVTGHLTLARRQVDLGALVATVVDGLREEARRVGSPLIVKAEPAVQGWYDPERLRQVLRHLLDNALKFAAGAPVEVRVAREGSHVSISVVDHGAGVPLDARARIFDRFERAVSTSHYGGFGLGLWMARHLVEAHAGTLQVRDTEGGGATFTVVLPTHHPTVQGRDASL, encoded by the coding sequence GCCACCTTCGTCGACGACGTCCGCCTCTTCATGCGCCGCGGCGACTACGTGGAGGAGACCTGGTACTCCTTCTCGTACAGCCCCATCCGCGACGAGTCCGGCCGCGTGGTGGGCCTGTTCTGTCCGGTGACGGATGCCACCGCGAAGGCGCTGAACACGCGCCGGCTGCGGACGCTGTCGGAGCTGGCCGCCAAGGCGCTCGTCGAGAAGTCGGTGAGCGCCGCGTGCGCGTCCGCCGCCAGCACGCTGACGAAGAACCTGGACGACGTCCCCTTCTCCATCCTCTACCTGCTGGAGCCCGACGGACGCCGCGCGCGGCTGGAGCAGACCACGGGGCTGGCGGCGGGGCTCGCCTCCGTCACGCCGCTCACCGTGGAGCTGGCGGGCGCGGGCGCCGCGCGCTCGCCGTGGCCGCTGGAGGACGTGGTGGCGACGGCGCGCTCGCGCAGCGTGTCCGTGGCCGGGCTGGACGTGCTGCCCCCGGGGCTCGCGCGGCAGCGGGTGGCGGAGGCCGTCGTCCTGCCGGTGACGTCCAGCGGGCAGGAGCGGCCGGTGGGCGTGCTCATCGCGGGCGTCAACCCCGCGCGGAAGCTCGACGCGGAGTACCGCACCTTCTACGAGCTGGTGGCCGGGCAGGTGGCCACCGCCATCCACAACGCACGCGCGGCCGAGGACGAGAAGAAGCGCGCGGACATGCTGGCCGAGCTGGACCGGGCGAAGACGGCCTTCTTCTCCAACGTCAGCCACGAGCTGCGCACGCCGCTCACGCTGATGCTGGGCCCCGTCGAGGACGGGCTGGCGGACCGGGACGTGCCGCTGCCCCGCGTCCACCGCGAGCGCCAGGAATTGGTGCGCCGAAACGGCCTGCGCCTCCAGAAGCTGGTCAACACGCTGCTGGACTTCGCCCGGCTGGAGGCGGGGCGCTCGCAGGCCACCTTCGTGCCCACGGACCTGGGCACGCTCACCGCGGAGCTGGCGAGCAGCTTCGACTCCGCGATGAAGGCGGTGGGCCTGGAGCTGGTGGTGCACTGTCCCCGCCTGCCCGAGCCCGTCTACGTGGACCCGACGATGTGGGAGAAGGTTGTCCTCAACCTCCTCTCCAACGCCTTCAAGTTCACCTTCGAGGGTACGGTCCACGTAGACCTGGAGTGGCTGGGCGACGCCGCGCGCCTGAAGGTCCAGGACACCGGCGCGGGCATCCCCGAGGAGGAGCTGCCGCGCGTGTTCGAGCGCTTCCACCGCGTGGAGGGCGCGCGCGGCCGCAGCCACGAGGGCTCCGGCATCGGCCTGGCGCTCGTGTACGAGCTGGTGAAGCTGCACGGGGGGACGGTGGACGTGGAGAGCGTCGTCGGGAAGGGGACGACCTTCACCGTCACCGTGCCGCGCGGCTCCGCGCACCTGCCGCAGGAGCGGGTATTCGCCGGTGGCGCCAGCGCGGAGTCGCTGGGGACGGGGCCGGGCGCGTTCCTCGCGGAGACGCACCAGTGGAACGCGGCCGAGCCGGTGCTCCCGGCGGAGCTCCATCCGGAGGCGCCCTCCGCGCTGCGCACCGGGGCCCGCATCCTGGTGGCGGACGACAACGCGGACATGCGCGGCTACCTCTCTCGCCTGCTGTCACGCCACTGGCGGGTGGAGGCCGTGAGCGACGGGGCCCGGGCGCTCGCCGCGGCGCGGGCGAACCCGCCCGACCTCATCCTGTCCGACGTGATGATGCCGGGCCTGGACGGGCTGGCGCTGGTGCGCGCGCTGCGGGCGGACGAGCGCACCCGCACCATCCCCGTGATGCTCCTCTCCGCGCGCGCCGGGGAGGAGGCGACGATTGAGGGCCTGAAGAGCGGCGCCGACGAGTACCTGGTGAAGCCCTTCTCCGCGAACGAGCTGCTCGCGCGCGTCAACGCGCAGCTCACGGTGTCGCAGCTGCGCCAGGAGGCCGTCAGCGCCGAGCGCGAGCACGCCCGCGAGGCCCACCAGCTGCTGGAGGAGTCGCGGCGCGCCACCCGCTCCCGCGAGGAGACGCTGGCCGTCGTCAGTCATGACCTGCGCTCGCCGCTGAACACCATCAGCGTCGCGGCCGACCTGCTCTACCGGGGGCTGGGCGAGGACCCGGCCCAGGCCCGGCTGCACCGGCACTCGGAGGCCATCCAGCGCGCGGTCCGGCGCATGAACCGGCTCATCGCCGACCTGCTCGACCTGGCGAGCATCGACGCCGGCTCGCTCTCCATCCAGCCGCAGCCCCACACGCTGGAAGAGGTCTTCCGCGAGCTGCGGGAGCTTTTCGAGCTCCAGGTCGCGGAGCGGGAGCAGCACTGGTCCCTGGAGTGCGAGCCGGGCCTGCCTCCGCTGTCGTTCGACAGGGACCGGGTGCTCCAGGCGCTGTCCAACCTGGTGTCCAACGCGCTCAAGTTCACCCCTCCGGGAGGCCGCATCACCGTGCGCGCCGAGGCGGCGCCGGAGGGCGTGCGTGTGTCGGTCAGCGACACCGGCATGGGCATCCCCCCCGAGGCCCTGGCGTACGTCTTCGAGCGCTACTGGCACTCCGCCCAGAAGGGCCGCGAGGGGCACGGGCTGGGCCTGTCCATCGCCCGGGGCATCGTCGCCGCGCACGGCGGCACGCTGAGCGCCACCAGCGAGCCCGGCCGGGGCAGCACCTTCTTCTTCACCCTTCCCATGGAGGGCCGCCCCCGCCGCGAGCCGGCGAAGGTGGAGGCTCCGGCCGTGGCGCCGCTCCAGGAGGCGGTGGGCGCCGGGCCGCTTGAGCAGGTCTTCGCGCACGGCGGGGAGATGGGCGCGCTGATGCGGACCATCGACTGGTCGAAGACGGCGCTGGGGCCGGTGGAGTCATGGCCCCAGTCGCTGCGCACGGCGCTCGGCACCTGCCTGTCCTCGCGCTTTCCCCAGTTCATCTACTGGGGCCCCCGGTGGGTCCAGCTCTACAACGACAGCGGGCGGCCCATCATGGGCGACAAGCACCCGCACCTCTCCTTCGGCAGGCCGATGGGCGAGGCCACGCCGGAGGCGATGCCCATCATCGGGCCGATGTTCGAGAGCGTGGCGCGCACGGGCCGGGCGACCTGGAGCGAGAACCAGCGGATGTTCCTGGCGCGCAGCGGCTTCATGGAGGAGGTGTACTTCACCTTCTCCTACGCGCCCATCCGCGACGAGTCCGGCGGCGTCGCGGGCATCCACTGCGCCGTGGCGGAGACGACGGCCACCGTCGTCGGCGAGCGCCGGCTGCGGCTGCTGCGGGAACTGGCCGCGCGCGTGAGCGACGCGCCCACCGTGGGCGACGTCTACCGCCTGGCCATCGAGGCGCTCGGCTCGAACCCGCTGGACCTGCCCTTCGTGCTCGTCTACGCCACCAGCGAGGACGGCGGGCACGCGAGCCTGGTGGGCAGCACCGGCATCCCCGAGGGGACGCTCGTCGACTCCGCGCCGCTTCGCCTCCAGGACTCCCCGGAGGAGGACGCGCGCACCTGGCCGCTGGCCCGCGTGGCCCGGGAGGGGCAGGCGGTGGAGGTGCGGGGGCTGGCGCAGCGGCTCACGTCGCTCCCGGAAGTCCTCGGGCAGGGCGTGCCCACCACCGCGCTGGTGCTCCCCGTCGCGCGGGGACGCGGCGAGCCGCTGCGGGCCTTCCTCGTCGCGGGCGTCAGCCCGCTGCGGGCGCTGGACGAGGAGTACCGGGGCTTCCTCTCGCTGGTGGCGGGGCAGCTCGGCACCGCCATCGCCAGCGCGCGGGCAAGGCAGGAGGCGCAGGCGCGCGCCGAGACGCTGGCGGAGCTGGACCGGGCGAAGACGGCCTTCTTCTCCAATGTCAGCCATGAGCTGCGCACGCCGCTGACGCTCATCCTCGGGCCGGTGGAGGACGCGCTCGCCAGCCCCTCTCGGACGCTGGCCGACGCGCCCCTGGAGCTGGTGCGCCGCAACGTGCTGCGGCTCTACAAGCTGGTGAACACGCTGCTGGACTTCTCCCGCCTGGAGGCGGGGCGGGCGCGGGCCACCTTCGTGCCCACGGACCTGTGCGCGCTCACCGTGGACGTGGCGAGCACCTTCCGCTCGGCCGCGGAGCGCGCGGGGCTGGAGCTGGTGGTGGAGTGCCCACGCGTGCCCGAGTCCGGCGCCGAGCCCGTGTATGTGGACCCGGAGCTCTGGGAGAAGGTCGTCCTGAACCTGCTCTCCAACGCGGTGAAGTACACGCACCAGGGCTCCATCCATGTCGGCCTCCGGTGGACGGAGGCGCGGGTGGTGCTGGAGGTGCGGGACACGGGCATCGGCATCCCCGCGGACGAGCTGCCATGCGTCTTCGAGCGCTTCTTCCGCGCCAGCGTCAGCCAGGGCCGCAGCCACGAGGGGACGGGCATCGGCCTGGCGCTGGTGCGGGAGCTGGTGAAGCTGCACGGCGGCGACGTCTCCGTGGAGAGCACGGTGGGGCAGGGCACGTGCTTCACGGTGTGGTTGCCCCGCGGCTCGGCGCACCTGCCCGCCGAGGAGGTCGACCGCACGCCCCGGAGTCACGCGCTCACGGGCAATGTCACCCTCTTCGCCGAGGAGGCCCTGCGCTGGTCTCTCCCCGCCAGTGCCCCGCTCCCGGCGGACGGTGCTCCGGCGGACGGTGCTCTGGAGGACGGGCTCGCCGCCCGGCCCGCGCCGGAGGCCACCCGCATCCTGCTCGCGGACGACAACGCGGACCTGCGCACCTACGTGTCCGGGCTGCTGGGCAACGCCTTCCGGCGCGTGGAGACGGTGACGGATGGACAGGCGGCGCTGGAGGTGGCGCGCCGGACGCTCCCGGACCTCATCCTGTCGGATGTGATGATGCCGGGGCTGGATGGCTTCGGGCTGGTGAAGGCGCTGCGGGCGGACCCGAGGACGCGGGCCATCCCCGTCATCCTGCTCACCGCGCGGGCGGGCGACGAGTCGACGGTGGAGGGGCTGCACAGCGGCGCGGACGACTACCTGGTGAAGCCCTTCTCCGCGCGCGAGCTGCTCGCCCGCGTCCGTACGCAGCTGGAGATGGCGCGTGTGCGCCGGGAGGCGGCGCGCGAGCAGCTCGCGGTGGAGGCGCTGCGCGAATCGGTGCGCGTGCGCGACGAGTTCCTCGACCTGGTGGGACACGAGCTGCGCACACCGGTGAGCTCGCTGTCGCTCAACGTCCAGGGGCTGGTGAAGAACCTGGGCGGGGAGGGGCGCGAGCCGCGCCCCGAGGTGATGCGCTCCAAGGCGCTGGCGGCGGAGCGGCAGGTGCGCAGGCTGATGCGCCTGGTGGAGGAGCTGGTCGGCGTCTCGGAGGTCGTCACCGGACACCTGACGCTGGCCCGCCGGCAGGTGGACCTGGGCGCGCTGGTGGCCACCGTCGTGGACGGGCTGCGGGAAGAGGCCCGGCGCGTGGGCAGCCCGCTCATCGTGAAGGCCGAGCCTGCCGTGCAGGGGTGGTATGACCCGGAGCGCCTGCGCCAGGTGCTGAGGCACCTGCTCGACAACGCGCTGAAGTTCGCGGCGGGTGCGCCGGTGGAGGTGCGTGTGGCGCGCGAAGGCAGCCACGTCTCCATCTCCGTGGTGGACCACGGGGCGGGCGTGCCCCTGGACGCTCGCGCCCGCATCTTCGACCGGTTCGAGCGCGCAGTGTCCACGAGTCACTATGGGGGCTTCGGCCTGGGCCTGTGGATGGCCCGGCACCTGGTGGAGGCGCACGCGGGCACGCTCCAGGTGCGTGACACGGAAGGTGGGGGAGCCACGTTCACCGTGGTGCTGCCCACCCACCACCCCACGGTCCAGGGGCGCGACGCTTCCCTCTGA